One segment of Yersinia kristensenii DNA contains the following:
- a CDS encoding YscQ/HrcQ family type III secretion apparatus protein: MMAILSAELRDISAVIGRGRHTGGVCATLEQVEGEGIYLPLHYAGTRCGLWLSQSCWHHWLTASLATDNPHLLAAELVSATAAWAVSPLSAVLPELAIDAPAPVAMTLLPQWAVVLVFELEGQSLRGVLYDWPLAALAETFSDWHRELATEHNLRWQAELVVGWSRLSLHQLQQIRPGDGVRINGAAEWEQGNCWLWPMASPQIYIKLEDGNRVIIQQVNDDIDSLLALDIAALPKMPPAVQLEQLPQTLIMEIGRLTLPLSDIKQLDVGQTLACQTHLYGEVNIRLHGQIVGSGSLLCCDGQMVVRIDQWFIRHT, encoded by the coding sequence ATGATGGCGATATTGTCGGCTGAATTACGCGACATCAGCGCCGTCATTGGGCGCGGGCGTCATACCGGCGGTGTGTGCGCCACACTGGAGCAGGTCGAAGGCGAGGGCATTTACCTGCCACTCCACTATGCTGGCACGAGGTGCGGTCTCTGGTTATCACAGAGCTGTTGGCATCACTGGCTGACAGCTTCACTGGCTACCGACAACCCCCATTTGCTGGCGGCAGAATTGGTCAGCGCCACGGCCGCTTGGGCGGTCAGCCCATTGTCTGCCGTGCTACCTGAGTTGGCTATTGACGCCCCCGCGCCAGTAGCGATGACACTTTTGCCCCAATGGGCGGTAGTGTTGGTTTTCGAGCTGGAAGGTCAGTCACTGCGTGGTGTGTTGTATGACTGGCCTTTGGCGGCGTTAGCTGAAACTTTTTCCGATTGGCACCGCGAGCTGGCCACTGAGCATAACCTCCGGTGGCAGGCTGAGCTAGTGGTCGGGTGGAGCCGGTTATCACTGCATCAATTGCAACAAATCAGGCCAGGGGATGGGGTGCGAATCAACGGTGCCGCTGAATGGGAACAAGGGAACTGTTGGTTATGGCCAATGGCATCACCGCAGATTTATATCAAACTGGAAGATGGAAATAGAGTGATTATTCAACAAGTTAATGACGACATTGACTCGTTGCTCGCGCTGGATATCGCCGCGCTGCCAAAAATGCCACCGGCGGTGCAACTCGAGCAATTACCACAAACACTGATCATGGAAATTGGTCGCCTGACATTGCCGCTGAGTGACATTAAACAGTTAGATGTCGGGCAAACATTAGCCTGCCAAACCCACCTCTACGGTGAGGTTAATATCCGGCTGCATGGGCAGATCGTCGGCAGTGGCAGTTTATTGTGTTGTGATGGGCAGATGGTGGTGCGTATCGATCAGTGGTTTATCCGGCACACTTGA
- the sctR gene encoding type III secretion system export apparatus subunit SctR codes for MELLNSSSQLIVLLFILSLLPLLVVMGTSFLKLSIVFSLLRNALGVQQVPPNIAIYGLALVLTIFIMAPVGLDVHARLQDEPLPNDIGALLHHIDESALGPYRDFLQRNTDAEQVNFFNDIVKTKWPERYRDTIKPNSLLILMPAFTLSQLTEAFKIGLLLYLPFVAIDLIVSNILLAMGMMMVSPITISLPFKLLIFILIDGWGLLLGQLVGSYL; via the coding sequence ATGGAGTTGCTGAATTCGTCCTCTCAATTAATTGTCCTGCTCTTTATCCTGTCATTGCTCCCCTTGTTGGTAGTGATGGGGACATCATTCCTCAAACTCTCGATTGTCTTTTCATTGCTGCGTAATGCGCTGGGGGTGCAGCAAGTACCGCCCAATATTGCCATTTATGGTCTGGCGCTGGTGTTAACCATTTTTATTATGGCTCCGGTCGGGTTGGATGTGCATGCTCGCCTCCAGGATGAGCCACTGCCCAATGATATTGGCGCTTTGTTGCATCATATTGATGAGAGTGCGCTGGGGCCTTACCGCGATTTTTTACAACGAAATACCGATGCAGAGCAGGTCAATTTTTTCAATGACATTGTCAAAACCAAATGGCCGGAACGCTATCGCGACACCATAAAACCCAATTCATTACTGATATTAATGCCCGCTTTTACTCTTAGCCAACTGACCGAAGCATTCAAAATCGGTTTGCTGCTTTACTTGCCCTTTGTGGCGATTGATTTGATTGTCTCTAACATTTTGCTGGCAATGGGGATGATGATGGTTTCGCCTATCACCATTTCACTCCCATTCAAACTGTTGATTTTTATATTGATAGATGGCTGGGGGCTACTGCTCGGGCAGTTGGTAGGCTCTTACTTGTGA
- a CDS encoding type III secretion protein codes for MSLQQEEQQQEQQLAHFHQTRQGLCQQLHILAQWRGELKPAEAQEQRALQHQAYQAERRLQKSFCELAAQRLQQQAAITAQQALLRTNQREQEKLRMLIKDESNRY; via the coding sequence ATGAGTTTGCAGCAAGAAGAACAACAACAGGAACAGCAATTAGCGCACTTCCATCAAACACGCCAAGGGCTATGTCAGCAATTACACATACTTGCTCAATGGCGCGGTGAACTGAAACCGGCAGAAGCACAGGAGCAAAGAGCTTTGCAGCACCAAGCCTATCAGGCGGAGCGGCGGCTGCAAAAATCATTCTGTGAGTTGGCGGCTCAACGGCTACAACAGCAAGCCGCCATTACAGCACAACAGGCGCTATTACGGACTAATCAGCGTGAGCAGGAAAAATTACGGATGCTAATCAAAGATGAGTCGAATCGATATTGA